The genomic DNA GCATATCAATAAGAACTATATCAATCGAATTGAAAAACCTCTTGAAAAGTTTACCCATCCTTAAAAGTTGGAGGTACAACATGTCTTTTGAGGGCTTGGTATGAACAAAAACAGTTCAACaagaattttagtttttatgtttatttgaaAACGACTGCTACTTATTTTGGGAAAGTAGGGAAATGGTacaaattaaatacaaataaatttggGTTGGCCCATATATCATAGATACTGATTAAAACGTGGGTCTTATACATGTGGgcaatcaaaactaaaatatgggGCAACAGTTCTTCACAACTACTTATTCATTATTCAACTGTGATTATATTTCCCCTCCTCCACTAATGGTAGGCAAAacattaatttctaaaaaaactaGCATGAAGGATGGGATAAAATAATACATCAAAGGCAACATTTAGGagaacttttatttttgtagattaaTTAGATGATGGGAGAAAATGTAACAAATATAGTGTTTCTATAAAATCCACATATTAGCATGTATGCAACAAGGAAAGATAGTAACATAAATTGGTCCAATATATTGACCTTAAATCCACTTAGCTTAGGTAATGAATAAtaattactatatattaaaaaaaaactaaaaaagtattGACTTGTCGTGTGTAAACGTGAACCTTAttggtaataataatacaaattaaatatcacaTCTCTAATTTGCCAACCCAATCCAgatctccctctctctgtctATACTCTCTAGTTCTCAACTTCTCAtatagtaataatttttaatatatttattttgagatttgttttggttgatttttttcGATTTATAAATATTGGACTAGCCATTTTCTTTTACAACCATCAAATCTaaataaagcaaaacaaacaagaaaaatggCGAGCACGGAAGCTCTTTTACCCGTCACGTCCCGACAAGATCCATTATCCGAATCAAGATCCGACCAGATCCCGGAGACTCGTCGGAAAAGACCCATCAAAGTCCATTTAGCTGTCTGTTCCGGTTTGCTCTTGATCGCTTTGTACGTAACTCTCATCGTCACGCACGACGGATCCACCGCACAAAACGGCGCCAAGGATGAAACATCCACGGAGTCACGTGCTCGTTTGGCCGGCGTGTCGGAGAAGAGCAACGACAGGGTTTGGAGATTATCCGGGGATGGTAAGACTGAAGCGTTCCCGTGGAACAATACTATGTTGTCGTGGCAACGTACGGCGTTTCATTTCCAGCCTGAGAAAAATTGGATGAACGGTATGTACCATTTCTTTCCGCAAGACTATTTTATTATCTATGAATAATTGATTAActaatcataatattatatagttaaaataGCTTTAAAAAGTGTCTCATCTTTACCTAAGAATGTTTATTTTTCGCTTTTCTATACATTTGAGTTTCATAACCATTTATGAGACCATGACNNNNNNNNNNNNNNNNNNNNNNNNNNNNNNNNNNNNNNNNNNNNNNNNNNNNNNNNNNNNNNNNNNNNNNNNNNNNNNNNNNNNNNNNNNNNNNNNNNNNNNNNNNNNNNNNNNNNNNNNNNNNNNNNNNNNNNNNNNNNNNNNNNNNNNNNNNNNNNNNNNNNNNNNNNNNNNNNNNNNNNNNNNNNNNNNNNNNNNNNNNNNNNNNNNNNNNNNNNNNNNNNNNNNNNNNNNNNNNNNNNNNNNNNNNNNNNNNNNNNNNNNNNNNNNNNNNNNNNNNNNNNNNNNNNNNNNNNNNNNNNNNNNNNNNNNNNNNNNNNNNNNNNNNNNNNNNNNNNNNNNNNNNNNNNNNNNNNNNNNNNNNNNNNNNNNNNNNNNNNNNNNNNNNNNNNNNNNNNNNNNNNNNNNNNNNNNNNNNNNNNNNNNNNNNNNNNNNNNNNNNNNNNNNNNNNNNNNNNNNNNNNNNNNNNNNNNNNNNNNNNNNNNNNNNNNNNNNNNNNNNNNNNNNNNNNNNNNNNNNNNNNNNNNNNNNNNNNNNNNNNNNNNNNNNNNNNNNNNNNNNNNNNNNNNNNNNNNNNNNNNNNNNNNNNNNNNNNNNNNNNNNNNNNNNNNNNNNNNNNNNNNNNNNNNNNNNNNNNNNNNNNNNNNNNNNNNNNNNNNNNNNNNNNNNNNNNNNNNNNNNNNNNNNNNNNNNNNNNNNNNNNNNNNNNNNNNNNNNNNNNNNNNNNNNNNNNNNNNNNNNNNNNNNNNNNNNNNNNNNNNNNNNNNNNNNNNNNNNNNNNNNNNNNNNNNNNNNNNNNNNNNNNNNNNNNNNNNNNNNNNNNNNNNNNNNNNNNNNNNNNNNNNNNNNNNNNNNNNNNNNNNNNNNNNNNNNNNNNNNNNNNNNNNNNNNNNNNNNNNNNNNNNNNNNNNNNNNNNNNNNNNNNNNNNNNNNNNNNNNNNNNNNNNNNNNNNNNNNNNNNNNNNNNNNNNNNNNNNNNNNNNNNNNNNNNNNNNNNNNNNNNNNNNNNNNNNNNNNNNNNNNNNNNNNNNNNNNNNNNNNNNNNNNNNNNNNNNNNNNNNNNNNNNNNNNNNNNNNNNNNNNNNNNNNNNNNNNNNNNNNNNNNNNNNNNNNNNNNNNNNNNNNNNNNNNNNNNNNNNNNNNNNNNNNNNNNNNNNNNNNNNNNNNNNNNNNNNNNNNNNNNNNNNNNNNNNNNNNNNNNNNNNNNNNNNNNNNNNNNNNNNNNNNNNNNNNNNNNNNNNNNNNNNNNNNNNNNNNNNNNNNNNNNNNNNNNNNNNNNNNNNNNNNNNNNNNNNNNNNNNNNNNNNNNNNNNNNNNNNNNNNNNNNNNNNNNNNNNNNNNNNNNNNNNNNNNNNNNNNNNNNNNNNNNNNNNNNNNNNNNNNNNNNNNNNNNNNNNNNNNNNNNNNNNNNNNNNNNNNNNNNNNNNNNNNNNNNNNNNNNNNNNNNNNNNNNNNNNNNNNNNNNNNNNNNNNNNNNNNNNNNNNNNNNNNNNNNNNNNNNNNNNNNNNNNNNNNNNNNNNNNNNNNNNNNNNNNNNNNNNNNNNNNNNNNNNNNNNNNNNNNNNNNNNNNNNNNNNNNNNNNNNNNNNNNNNNNNNNNNNNNNNNNNNNNNNNNNNNNNNNNNNNNNNNNNNNNNNNNNNNNNNNNNNNNNNNNNNNNNNNNNNNNNNNNNNNNNNNNNNNNNNNNNNNNNNNNNNNNNNNNNNNNNNNNNNNNNNNNNNNNNNNNNNNNNNNNNNNNNNNNNNNNNNNNNNNNNNNNNNNNNNNNNNNNNNNNNNNNNNNNNNNNNNNNNNNNNNNNNNNNNNNNNNNNNNNNNNNNNNNNNNNNNNNNNNNNNNNNNNNNNNNNNNNNNNNNNNNNNNNNNNNNNNNNNNNNNNNNNNNNNNNNNNNNNNNNNNNNNNNNNNNNNNNNNNNNNNNNNNNNNNNNNNNNNNNNNNNNNNNNNNNNNNNNNNNNNNNNNNNNNNNNNNNNNNNNNNNNNNNNNNNNNNNNNNNNNNNNNNNNNNNNNNNNNNNNNNNNNNNNNNNNNNNNNNNNNNNNNNNNNNNNNNNNNNNNNNNNNNNNNNNNNNNNNNNNNNNNNNNNNNNNNNNNNNNNNNNNNNNNNNNNNNNNNNNNNNNNNNNNNNNNNNNNNNNNNNNNNNNNNNNNNNNNNNNNNNNNNNNNNNNNNNNNNNNNNNNNNNNNNNNNNNNNNNNNNNNNNNNNNNNNNNNNNNNNNNNNNNNNNNNNNNNNNNNNNNNNNNNNNNNNNNNNNNNNNNNNNNNNNNNNNNNNNNNNNNNNNNNNNNNNNNNNNNNNNNNNNNNNNNNNNNNNNNNNNNNNNNNNNNNNNNNNNNNNNNNNNNNNNNNNNNNNNNNNNNNNNNNNNNNNNNNNNNNNNNNNNNNNNNNNNNNNNNNNNNNNNNNNNNNNNNNNNNNNNNNNNNNNNNNNNNNNNNNNNNNNNNNNNNNNNNNNNNNNNNNNNNNNNNNNNNNNNNNNNNNNNNNNNNNNNNNNNNNNNNNNNNNNNNNNNNNNNNNNNNNNNNNNNNNNNNNNNNNNNNNNNNNNNNNNNNNNNNNNNNNNNNNNNNNNNNNNNNNNNNNNNNNNNNNNNNNNNNNNNNNNNNNNNNNNNNNNNNNNNNNNNNNNNNNNNNNNNNNNNNNNNNNNNNNNNNNNNNNNNNNNNNNNNNNNNNNNNNNNNNNNNNNNNNNNNNNNNNNNNNNNNNNNNNNNNNNNNNNNNNNNNNNNNNNNNNNNNNNNNNNNNNNNNNNNNNNNNNNNNNNNNNNNNNNNNNNNNNNNNNNNNNNNNNNNNNNNNNNNNNNNNNNNNNNNNNNNNNNNNNNNNNNNNNNNNNNNNNNNNNNNNNNNNNNNNNNNNNNNNNNNNNNNNNNNNNNNNNNNNNNNNNNNNNNNNNNNNNNNNNNNNNNNNNNNNNNNaattaaatacaaataaatttggGTTGGCCCATATATCATAGATACTGATTAAAACGTGGGTCTTATACATGTGGgcaatcaaaactaaaatatgggGCAACAGTTCTTCACAACTACTTATTCATTATTCAACTGTGATTATATTTCCCCTCCTCCACTAATGGTAGGCAAAacattaatttctaaaaaaactaGCATGAAGGATGGGATAAAATAATACATCAAAGGCAACATTTAGGagaacttttatttttgtagattaaTTAGATGATGGGAGAAAATGTAACAAATATAGTGTTTCTATAAAATCCACATATTAGCATGTATGCAACAAGGAAAGATAGTAACATAAATTGGTCCAATATATTGACCTTAAATCCACTTAGCTTAGGTAATGAATAAtaattactatatattaaaaaaaaactaaaaaagtattGACTTGTCGTGTGTAAACGTGAACCTTAttggtaataataatacaaattaaatatcacaTCTCTAATTTGCCAACCCAATCCAgatctccctctctctgtctATACTCTCTAGTTCTCAACTTCTCAtatagtaataatttttaatatatttattttgagatttgttttggttgatttttttcGATTTATAAATATTGGACTAGCCATTTTCTTTTACAACCATCAAATCTaaataaagcaaaacaaacaagaaaaatggCGAGCACGGAAGCTCTTTTACCCGTCACGTCCCGACAAGATCCATTATCCGAATCAAGATCCGACCAGATCCCGGAGACTCGTCGGAAAAGACCCATCAAAGTCCATTTAGCTGTCTGTTCCGGTTTGCTCTTGATCGCTTTGTACGTAACTCTCATCGTCACGCACGACGGATCCACCGCACAAAACGGCGCCAAGGATGAAACATCCACGGAGTCACGTGCTCGTTTGGCCGGCGTGTCGGAGAAGAGCAACGACAGGGTTTGGAGATTATCCGGGGATGGTAAGACTGAAGCGTTCCCGTGGAACAATACTATGTTGTCGTGGCAACGTACGGCGTTTCATTTCCAGCCTGAGAAAAATTGGATGAACGGTATGTACCATTTCTTTCCGCAAGACTATTTTATTATCTATGAATAATTGATTAActaatcataatattatatagttaaaataGCTTTAAAAAGTGTCTCATCTTTACCTAAGAATGTTTATTTTTCGCTTTTCTATACATTTGAGTTTCATAACCATTTATGAGACCATGACTTAAGGAAGAAGGTTTTAAGTAAATACTCAATAGGGATAACGTACTTTAAATTCAAcaatttcatcaaaattttcaatacattttattttattttatagtttaacaTTTCTAatcttcatatgtttttttatttgtttatttttttcctatcgAATGGGGTCGTGGATGACAAATTTATTTCGGGATTCTTCGTCTTCAGATCCTAACGGTAAGCTCTAGATCCTACACTGAAGTTTTCTATTTTGGTGCTTCTAAAATCTAAAGTTttcctctgtgttttttttttttcctttgaccttgttttatttaaaatagtggaaaacatattataaaaaaGATGATTGGCTACACAACTTgatagatatatcatatatctgAAACCCATAAAAGATTATTGGTAGATATATGACAACACGGCACGTCCTTTACGGACCACAAATCATACTTGTCTTTGGATAAAATGGAAAAAGGAAATGTTGCAAATGAAAATCATTAATTTACtcctaaaagttttttttaatgaaaagtacAAAGACAAAATCTGAACAGATGAGAGTCATTAAAGCCAATtagtttactttgtttttgCCTGTTCTGTATACACCACGTGAGTCATGTGCATATTGTACAAATCATTGCTGACCAATTATTGTGTGTTGACAGAATAGTTCTATCTGTTTAATTTAACCCAATTTTAATTGAAACGCcatacttttctttttcgtCTTCACAAAAGTCACAATATACAGTAGTCGCAGCTTATTGAAGTTACGAAACGTCGTACTTTAGATCATGGTGTTTTATGTAGTAAAACGTGTTTTTCTATTGCTTTAAAACACTATTtcagtatttttgaaaaaagagaaaaacctGACGACGGATGTTTTTACGATATATTTGAACCGAAactagcaagaaaaaaaaaatgtcataaatcataattataCTTTCTGAATGCTATACTCAATTCGTAACTAGTGGAGGTATTTATGCTTTATAgccatattttatatttttattttgacccGAACAAATGAAATGTTAAACGTATCCAGGTCCATTGTTCTATAAGGGATGGTACCATTTCTTCTATCAATACAACCCAAATGCAGCTGTGTGGGGTGACATTGTTTGGGGTCACGCCGTGTCAAAGGACCTAATCCATTGGCTTTACCTCCCATTAGCAATGGTTCCTGACAAATGGTACGACGCTAACGGCGTCTGGACCGGTTCAGCCACTTTTCTAGATGATGGCTCCATTGTCATGCTCTACACCGGTTCCACTGACAAATTCGTACAGGTACTGAGTTTTTTAAAGTCTCTGTTTGTTTAGTCAAGtattgaataataaataattcttCAACAAACGTTGTACTGTTTTCGAATTCCACTGGTAGCACTTAAAAACATCACAATTGGTTAAACTTTCATTTACTTTTGGgttgtttttaaaatcttatcttcaatatatatttggtgACCAATCGATCactaataataatgattattatttagGTTCAAAACCTTGCCTATCCTGAGGACCCAAGCGACCCACTTTTACTGAAATGGACCAAGTTCTCTGGCAACCCGGTTCTCGTACCGCCTCCAGGTATTGGTGCAAAGGACTTCCGTGACCCGACCACAGCCTGGAAGACATCGTCTGGAAAATGGCGAATCACCATCGGTTCCAAAGTCAATAGAACCGGAATATCTCTACTTTATGACACTACCGATTTCAAAACCTACGAGAAACATGAGACCTTGTTGCACCAAGTTCCCAACACCGGAATGTGGGAGTGCGTTGATTTTTACCCGGTGTCGAAGACTAAAGTCAATGGGCTCGATACTTCGGTCAAAGGACCAGATGTAAAGCATATCGTGAAGGCTAGCATGGACGATACTAGAATTGATCATTATGCCATTGGGACATATTATGATTCAAACGGTACATGGGTCCCGGATAATCCTTCTATCGATGTTGGAATCAGTACCGGTTTGAGATACGATTACGGGAAATTCTACGCGTCAAAGACGTTTTACgatcaaaataagaaaagaagaatcttATGGGGTTGGATCGGTGAATCTGACAGTGAAGCTGCTGATGTACAGAAGGGTTGGTCATCTGTTCAGGTATGTTTTCTTCGTCAAACGTGCTATGAAAGTTAGGGCTTTGAGTTCCTTGTCACCCAAGTTAGAACTTAAATTTTCTTAACCTATATGATCAGGGCATCCCAAGAACTGTTGTCTTGGACACCAAGACGGGGAAAAACTTAGTGCAATGGCCAGTTGAGGAAATCGAATCTTTGAGACTAAGTAACAAGAAATTCCACATGAAGGTTGGACCAGGGACGGTGGTTCCGATTGACGTGGGTTCCGCGGCTCAGCTAGATATAGAGGCGGAATTCAAGATAAAGAAGGAAGATCTCGAAATAATTTTTGGAGAAGACTCAGTGGAGGCCGACGAGGAATTCAGCTGCCAAAACGGCGGTGGATCCACCGTGCGTGGGGCTTTAGGACCTTTTGGATTCTCGGTTCTCGCTGACCAAAGCTTGTCAGAACACACTCCGGTTTACTTCTACGTGACTAAGggaaaagattcaaaactcaaGACTTTTTTCTGCACTGACACTTCAAGGTAATCAAtctataactatatataattaatagatTCTTCGATTATACAAATTAAGTACTTTATAATGTCTGCCAAGTGCAACTGCGTTTTTATTTAGTCACAATACTTAAGCAAATgagttaaaaataaagatttatggttaattaatcaaaatctcttttgATAGGTCGACCATGGCAAACGATGTGGTGAAACCAGTGTATGGAAGCTTCGTACCGGTCCTAAAAGGAGAGAAATTGACAATGAGAATCTTGGTAATATATCATATCCGTAAAATCAATAAcctaattaaaaatatcattagaaATATTGGTAAAATTGATTTAATCGTGTGGTtattaattttccaaaaaatattttaggtgGATCATTCGATAGTAGAAGGATTCGCACAAGGTGGAAGAACATGTATTACCTCAAGAGTATATCCAACCAAAGCCATCTATGGAGCTACAAAGCTCTTCTTGTTCAATAACGCTATTGATGCAACCATTACTGCGTCGTTTAAGGTCTGGCAAATGAACAGTGCTTTTATTCATCCTTACTCTGCCGACGATCTTTGATGCTCCTTCTTCCCGCACCTGATTATTTACATATGATAAGGGGATTCATttttctatccttttttttcttctacagtTTTATGACtgttgttaattatataatggAACTGATTTGATCTGTGTGATTATTCATCCTATTGTGAGTGAAGAAATGgaaataattttctcttttcttagaAAAAAATCGGGTTTGTTCATTGATTATTAGTTCAATTTGggacataaaaatatatgaagtaTGAAGTGACATAATGATCAGTTGAATAAGCCTTTAAAAATCTTATCCCAAAACTTATATGGGTCATTTTTGTCATGTGCTCTTGCTGTGTAAGTAAAGAACGTCCTCTATCCTTTGTAACTCGATCGCCTTTGGATGCGGTTTACTAGGTGTACGGCAATGCAAATGAATTAAGTAAGTTGCTACATTCTTTTCGGTTATATTTGTTTCTACCAACTATTGAGCCTATATGTTGGGCTCTGGAAGAGGGTTAGATAAATGATAATATGCATATTCTCGAGTGGAACTTCTGTCAGAAAAATGTAACAGCAATGACGAAAATCTTAAATCTGTGAGattgatattaaaaaagatTTCTACGCAATATTTATCATGTGATGGGTGATTTCGAAGTACGCAATCTTCCGTCGGTAAGTTATAAGCAAATATCATTACAAAGAGCTATTGCCAAAAGCGTAACTAGAGAGGGGCC from Camelina sativa cultivar DH55 chromosome 7, Cs, whole genome shotgun sequence includes the following:
- the LOC104703876 gene encoding acid beta-fructofuranosidase 3, vacuolar, with amino-acid sequence MASTEALLPVTSRQDPLSESRSDQIPETRRKRPIKVHLAVCSGLLLIALYVTLIVTHDGSTAQNGAKDETSTESRARLAGVSEKSNDRVWRLSGDGKTEAFPWNNTMLSWQRTAFHFQPEKNWMNDPNGPLFYKGWYHFFYQYNPNAAVWGDIVWGHAVSKDLIHWLYLPLAMVPDKWYDANGVWTGSATFLDDGSIVMLYTGSTDKFVQVQNLAYPEDPSDPLLLKWTKFSGNPVLVPPPGIGAKDFRDPTTAWKTSSGKWRITIGSKVNRTGISLLYDTTDFKTYEKHETLLHQVPNTGMWECVDFYPVSKTKVNGLDTSVKGPDVKHIVKASMDDTRIDHYAIGTYYDSNGTWVPDNPSIDVGISTGLRYDYGKFYASKTFYDQNKKRRILWGWIGESDSEAADVQKGWSSVQGIPRTVVLDTKTGKNLVQWPVEEIESLRLSNKKFHMKVGPGTVVPIDVGSAAQLDIEAEFKIKKEDLEIIFGEDSVEADEEFSCQNGGGSTVRGALGPFGFSVLADQSLSEHTPVYFYVTKGKDSKLKTFFCTDTSRSTMANDVVKPVYGSFVPVLKGEKLTMRILVDHSIVEGFAQGGRTCITSRVYPTKAIYGATKLFLFNNAIDATITASFKVWQMNSAFIHPYSADDL